From Eremothecium sinecaudum strain ATCC 58844 chromosome V, complete sequence, a single genomic window includes:
- the NMD3 gene encoding ribosome-binding protein NMD3 (Syntenic homolog of Ashbya gossypii AER299C; Syntenic homolog of Saccharomyces cerevisiae YHR170W (NMD3)), with translation MNYTPLDQTRMQQQAVSVLCCNCGVPMDGSSGLVMCYDCIKLTVDITEGIPREANISFCRNCERFLQPPGQWIRAELESRELLALCLRRLKGLNKLRLVDASFIWTEPHSRRIKLKLTVQGEAMANTIIQQTLEVEYIVVAMQCADCARSYTTNTWRASIQIRQKVAHKRTFLYLEQLILKHNAHVDTISVSESKDGLDFYYSQKNHAVKMIDFLNSVVPIKTKKSEELISQDTHTGASTYKFSYSVEIVPICRDDLVVLPKKLAKSMGNISQFLLCSKISNSLQFLDPTTLQTADMTASVYWRTPFSSLAAIGQLIEFVVLDVEPTGDIKGKWVLADITVARASDMGVNDQIYYVRSHLGGICHPGDTVMGYYIANSNYNSDLFDSLDFDRVPDVVLVKKQYLRKNKKNRNWKLKRMAREHREIEASQDYSRQQKIDMERAERDYELFLQELEEDQEMRQAVNLYKSTKPVEDGAMDESEDEDAPQIDIDELLDELDEMTLDEPEHQEQEVM, from the coding sequence ATGAATTATACCCCATTGGATCAAACTCGTATGCAGCAGCAAGCAGTCTCTGTACTGTGCTGCAACTGTGGTGTCCCCATGGATGGATCATCTGGATTAGTAATGTGTTACGATTGTATTAAGTTGACAGTTGATATTACTGAGGGTATTCCAAGAGAAGCAAATATCTCATTTTGTAGAAACTGTGAGAGGTTTTTACAACCACCTGGTCAATGGATTAGAGCAGAATTAGAATCTAGAGAACTTTTGGCTTTATGTCTGCGTCGTTTAAAAGGGTTAAATAAGTTGAGACTGGTGGACGCATCATTTATCTGGACTGAACCCCACTCTAGGCGTATAAAACTGAAGCTTACTGTACAGGGTGAGGCTATGGCTAATACGATCATTCAACAGACGCTTGAAGTAGAATATATTGTGGTGGCGATGCAATGTGCGGACTGTGCTAGGTCCTATACTACGAATACATGGAGGGCTAGTATTCAAATTAGACAAAAGGTTGCTCACAAGAGAACGTTCTTATATCTTGAGCAGCTGATTTTGAAGCATAATGCACATGTTGACACAATTTCTGTTTCTGAATCTAAGGACGGTTTAGACTTTTATTATAGTCAAAAGAATCATGCGGTTAAGATGATTGACTTTTTAAATTCTGTTGTACCAATAAAAACCAAAAAATCTGAAGAATTGATTTCTCAGGATACCCATACTGGTGCTTCTACATACAAATTCTCATACTCTGTTGAAATCGTTCCTATCTGTAGAGATGACCTAGTAGTATTACCGAAGAAACTAGCCAAATCGATGGGTAACATTTCTCAATTCCTGTTGTGTTCCAAGATCAGTAACAGTCTGCAATTCTTGGATCCTACAACCTTGCAAACAGCTGATATGACTGCCTCAGTATATTGGCGGACCCCATTTTCCTCACTGGCAGCTATAGGACAGTTGATTGAGTTCGTTGTTTTAGATGTTGAGCCAACCGGCGATATTAAAGGTAAATGGGTGTTAGCCGACATTACCGTGGCAAGAGCTAGCGACATGGGCGTAAATGACCAGATCTACTATGTGAGATCTCATTTGGGTGGTATTTGCCATCCAGGTGACACCGTTATGGGTTATTACATCGCGAATTCCAATTATAACTCGGATCTATTTGATTCCTTGGACTTTGATCGTGTCCCGGATGTTGTATTAGTCAAGAAGCAATACCTCAGAAAGAATAAGAAAAACAGAAACTGGAAGCTGAAGAGAATGGCAAGAGAACACAGGGAAATCGAAGCCTCTCAAGATTATTCCAGACAACAGAAGATAGATATGGAACGTGCAGAAAGAGATTACGAACTATTTTTGCAAGAACTAGAAGAAGATCAAGAAATGAGACAAGCTGTGAACCTATATAAGAGTACTAAGCCTGTTGAAGATGGTGCAATGGATGAAAgtgaagatgaagatgcTCCACAGattgatattgatgaattaTTGGATGAGTTGGATGAAATGACGTTAGATGAGCCTGAACATCAAGAGCAGGAAGTTATGTAA
- the NOP19 gene encoding Nop19p (Syntenic homolog of Ashbya gossypii AER300C; Syntenic homolog of Saccharomyces cerevisiae YGR251W (NOP19)), producing MFKLVKTSLVDMAGSKSKEIREKQELQARLQASFSRNASKVLEWLGDDATEKESKDLTESKSSFLKLPVVQIGAGLNLSDNYNVQDKNDIHTIGEFVKSDKNVSTLAKKKQANKTGQQGNGIYRVRKEDSKAMVALKYKVRNNQRSQLNHKYSSADVPDNSKDNESDDEPPVQRPPKKKVDLFFSSKGKKKH from the coding sequence ATGTTTAAGCTTGTTAAGACATCCCTTGTAGACATGGCGGGCTCTAAAAGCAAAGAGATTAGAGAGAAACAAGAGCTTCAGGCCAGACTGCAAGCATCATTCAGCCGAAATGCTTCGAAAGTACTAGAGTGGCTAGGCGACGATGCTACAGAAAAAGAATCAAAAGATCTCACAGAATCTAAATCGAGCTTCCTAAAACTCCCCGTGGTACAAATCGGTGCAGGATTGAACCTCTCTGATAATTATAACGTCCAAGACAAGAATGATATCCACACTATAGGTGAATTTGTTAAAAGTGACAAAAATGTCAGTACGTTAGCTAAAAAGAAGCAGGCCAATAAAACAGGACAACAAGGAAATGGTATTTACAGAGTTCGAAAAGAAGACTCTAAAGCTATGGTGGCTTTAAAATACAAAGTCAGAAATAATCAGCGATCTCAGTTAAATCATAAATATTCATCTGCCGACGTCCCAGACAATTCCAAAGACAATGAAAGCGATGATGAACCACCTGTACAAAGGCCTCCTAAGAAGAAAGTTGACCTATTCTTCAGTTCTAAAGGTAAAAAGAAGCATTAG
- the DBP8 gene encoding ATP-dependent RNA helicase DBP8 (Syntenic homolog of Ashbya gossypii AER301C; Syntenic homolog of Saccharomyces cerevisiae YHR169W (DBP8)), with product MVTDFKSLGVSKWLVEALNSMQIRQPTIIQHACIPEILKGCDCIGGAKTGSGKTIAFAAPMLTKWSEDPRGMFGLVLTPTRELAMQIAEQFRALGSMMNIRVALIVGGKNIVEQAIELQNKPHFIIATPGRLAHHVMHSGDDTIGGLKRVRYLVLDEADMLLTNTFSDDLATCIGVLPPKEDRQTLLFTATMTDQVKSLKDSPQVVGKPPVFSYQVEELDNISVPETLSIEYLLLPEHVKEAYLYQILTSDEYKEKSTIIFVNRIMSAEIVLRTLKHLDLRSTALHSQMPQQERINSLQRFRANACKILVATDVAARGLDIPTVELVVNYDIPGNPDTYIHRVGRTARSGRKGESICFVTPKDISRIEAIEQRINKKMTEFTKVSDTAVLRKALAKVTAAKRESLMGMDKEGFGERKKLQRNKARNGKSLSSHN from the coding sequence ATGGTTACTGATTTTAAGTCCTTGGGGGTATCTAAATGGCTTGTGGAGGCCCTGAATAGCATGCAAATCAGACAACCCACTATTATTCAACATGCATGTATACCTGAAATTCTAAAAGGCTGTGATTGTATAGGTGGAGCTAAGACTGGTTCTGGTAAGACTATTGCTTTTGCAGCACCGATGCTTACAAAGTGGTCTGAAGATCCAAGAGGTATGTTTGGATTGGTTTTGACTCCAACAAGGGAGCTGGCCATGCAAATTGCAGAACAGTTTAGAGCCTTGGGAAGTATGATGAACATTAGAGTAGCACTTATAGTTGGAGGTAAAAATATAGTTGAGCAAGCTATTGAACTGCAAAACAAGCCTCACTTCATTATTGCAACACCTGGTAGGCTAGCTCATCACGTTATGCATAGTGGAGATGATACAATTGGCGGCTTGAAAAGAGTTAGGTATCTGGTTTTAGATGAAGCAGATATGCTTTTAACGAATACATTCAGTGATGACCTGGCAACCTGCATCGGTGTTTTACCTCCAAAAGAAGACAGACAGACCTTGTTATTCACTGCCACGATGACGGATCAGGTAAAGTCTTTAAAGGACAGTCCACAAGTAGTAGGAAAGCCTCCCGTATTTTCGTACCAAGTCGAAGAGCTCGATAATATTTCTGTACCAGAGACTTTGAGCATAGAATATCTGTTGCTTCCAGAGCATGTTAAAGAAGCCTACCTTTACCAAATTCTCACAAGTGATGAGTATAAGGAGAAGAGCACCATTATATTCGTGAATAGAATCATGTCTGCGGAAATTGTTCTTAGAACTCTTAAGCATTTGGATTTACGGAGTACCGCATTGCATTCACAAATGCCTCAGCAAGAACGTATCAATTCCCTACAACGGTTTAGAGCCAATGCATGTAAGATTCTGGTTGCAACAGATGTTGCTGCTAGAGGTTTGGATATACCTACAGTAGAATTGGTGGTTAACTACGATATCCCAGGTAATCCAGACACTTATATTCATAGAGTTGGTCGTACAGCACGTAGTGGAAGGAAAGGTGAGTCAATATGTTTTGTAACTCCAAAAGATATTTCGAGAATTGAGGCTATAGAACAAAGGATAAATAAGAAAATGACTGAGTTCACTAAGGTCAGTGATACTGCCGTTCTCAGAAAGGCACTAGCTAAAGTTACCGCTGCCAAGAGAGAAAGCTTAATGGGAATGGATAAGGAAGGATTTGGGGAGAGGAAAAAGTTGCAAAGAAACAAGGCTCGTAACGGAAAGAGTTTAAGCTCTCATAATTAG
- the MTG2 gene encoding putative GTPase MTG2 (Syntenic homolog of Ashbya gossypii AER302C; Syntenic homolog of Saccharomyces cerevisiae YHR168W (MTG2)), which yields MLTRALGIQRRALVRTIANIPDNSPRASENERWLSDLGTLAGGSIETEPIANSIEELDTYKLQGPDGGLYEVVSTPPDSKYIVVKSLLSNFTSVAYLQANKNRRVQQSNFVDLRIVKCKSGSGGNGVVSFFRDAGRSIGPPDGGDGGDGGSIYVQAVPGINTLTKMKTTYIAEDGANGGADQFDGAKGKDLLISVPIGTVIKWSLHPKVVRKFLQDTMAREPGSSIRSILNKNAVKIPCVGAAKMAITPKAIQLFRNSYKVGQGWIFKEKDEKYHLEKDWFQALNKKVSNYDREIMRNELADDTFPLFGLDLDKATTTPIRLLSGGKGGLGNMHFLTNLIRNPRFAKLGRAGIEQYFLFELKSLADLGLVGFPNAGKSTILNKISNATPKVGHWEFTTLNPTIGTINMGIDKPSFTVADIPGIIDDASNDKGMGLEFIRHIERSKGLVFVLSLEDLNPIDKLKTLVKELGGLDKVSEKNVLVVCNKADIDYEKPESFQKYLIVQQFCKSQNWDIIPISALKGENIDLLINKMAKCAGKLPV from the coding sequence ATGTTAACCAGAGCTTTGGGAATACAACGTAGGGCATTGGTAAGAACTATTGCTAATATCCCCGATAATAGCCCGCGCGCTTCTGAAAATGAGAGATGGTTGTCGGATCTTGGAACCTTAGCCGGTGGAAGCATAGAAACAGAGCCAATTGCTAACTCTATAGAAGAATTAGATACCTATAAGCTTCAAGGTCCTGATGGAGGTCTATATGAAGTTGTTTCAACTCCTCCTGACTCGAAGTATATTGTAGTAAAGTCGTTGCTTTCGAATTTCACTTCAGTTGCGTATTTGCAGGCGAACAAGAATAGAAGAGTTCAGCAGTCTAACTTTGTCGATTTGAGAATTGTTAAATGTAAAAGCGGCAGCGGAGGTAACGGTGTGGTGTCATTTTTCAGAGATGCAGGTAGATCTATTGGCCCTCCAGATGGAGGTGACGGGGGTGACGGTGGAAGCATTTATGTGCAAGCTGTTCCTGGTATTAATACACTTACTAAAATGAAAACCACCTATATAGCAGAGGATGGAGCTAATGGTGGGGCTGATCAGTTTGATGGAGCTAAAGGTAAGGATTTGCTCATTAGTGTTCCTATTGGGACAGTAATAAAGTGGTCCTTGCACCCAAAAGTAGTACGAAAGTTCTTGCAGGATACCATGGCCAGGGAACCAGGAAGCTCTATAAGAAGTATTCTAAATAAAAATGCTGTTAAAATTCCATGTGTTGGTGCGGCTAAAATGGCTATAACGCCGAAAGCAATCCAGCTTTTTAGGAACTCATACAAGGTGGGACAAGGATGGATATTTAAAGAAAAGGACGAAAAATATCATCTAGAGAAAGACTGGTTTCAGGCCTTAAATAAGAAAGTGTCAAATTACGATAGAGAGATTATGCGTAATGAGCTTGCGGATGATACATTCCCACTTTTTGGCCTTGATCTAGACAAAGCGACGACTACACCTATCCGCCTACTTTCCGGAGGGAAAGGTGGTTTGGGTAATATGCACTTCCTAACAAACTTAATAAGAAATCCTAGGTTTGCAAAACTAGGGCGTGCTGGTATTGAGCAGTATTTTCTATTTGAGCTGAAAAGCCTTGCTGATTTAGGTCTTGTCGGCTTCCCTAACGCAGGTAAATCTACTATTTTGAATAAAATATCAAATGCTACGCCTAAAGTTGGACACTGGGAGTTTACGACCTTGAATCCAACAATCGGCACCATCAATATGGGTATAGATAAACCTAGCTTTACTGTTGCTGATATTCCCGGTATTATTGACGATGCATCTAACGATAAAGGAATGGGCCTTGAATTTATAAGACATATTGAACGTTCAAAGGGCCTTGTTTTTGTACTAAGTCTTGAGGACTTGAACCCTATTGATAAGTTGAAGACTTTAGTAAAGGAACTTGGTGGTCTTGATAAAGTTTCTGAAAAAAATGTCCTTGTGGTATGCAATAAGGCAGATATAGACTACGAGAAACCCGAATCATTTCAAAAATACTTAATAGTGCAACAGTTCTGTAAAAGTCAGAATTGGGACATTATACCAATATCAGCATTAAAAGGTGAAAATATTGACTTGTTAATCAATAAGATGGCTAAATGTGCTGGTAAACTTCCTGTATAA
- the THP2 gene encoding Thp2p (Syntenic homolog of Ashbya gossypii ABR205C; Syntenic homolog of Saccharomyces cerevisiae YHR167W (THP2)), which produces MSTRYMDLLNEQQGYLDENYNLAQEVLDILDGLANEEKSDEDKIALLKSLKKGSDELFSSLINLRINNINSIESYNTKMKIGPSSDVAKSKLKVSPTDLGNPDNLYNYLKELRLLNFEWMKHLKLLNDFSTDMSFPIANQEGTDHIVVNREHFPAELLPVLERYDQHGEAVDDTMKLRSEMMQYFENIRSTRAKYHLENKYLIATSLKELTKSVAAWSSKWENLESLLFGDNPNSIRKLLQSVQSIKASIPQESKMDVEME; this is translated from the coding sequence ATGAGCACGAGGTATATGGACTTGCTAAACGAGCAACAGGGTTATCTAGATGAAAATTATAATCTGGCGCAAGAAGTTCTAGATATTCTTGATGGTCTGGCTAATGAAGAGAAAAGCGATGAGGACAAGATAGCATTGCTGAAAAGCCTCAAAAAGGGAAGTGATGAGCTATTCAGCTCCCTTATCAATCTAAgaattaataatattaatagTATTGAAAGCTATAATACTAAAATGAAAATTGGGCCCTCATCGGATGTTGCTAAGAGTAAGTTAAAGGTTAGTCCAACAGACTTGGGGAACCCGGATAACCTTTATAATTACTTAAAGGAGCTACGACTACTAAATTTTGAGTGGATGAAGCACTTGAAGCTGCTGAATGATTTTTCTACAGACATGAGTTTTCCTATAGCGAACCAGGAGGGCACGGATCACATAGTTGTGAACCGTGAACACTTTCCTGCGGAGCTTCTACCGGTTTTGGAGCGATATGACCAGCACGGGGAAGCCGTGGATGACACTATGAAGCTTCGTTCAGAGATGATGCAGTATTTTGAGAATATTCGGTCAACGAGAGCGAAGTATCACTTGGAAAACAAGTACCTAATAGCAACTAGTCTGAAGGAGTTGACCAAGAGTGTTGCAGCATGGAGCTCCAAGTGGGAAAATTTGGAATCGCTACTTTTTGGTGATAATCCGAATTCTATTAGGAAACTCTTGCAATCGGTTCAGTCTATCAAAGCGTCAATTCCACAAGAGAGCAAAATGGACGTTGAAATGGAGTGA
- the CDC23 gene encoding anaphase promoting complex subunit CDC23 (Syntenic homolog of Ashbya gossypii ABR206W; Syntenic homolog of Saccharomyces cerevisiae YHR166C (CDC23)), producing MTKAMLSEPLLEIKNRLRKSSKELSQLKLFQSARWSSEALTGMCEIPEEQEVKEFDDESPLKNRTSITATNSFLERGFQEAEHLEDKQYDLFLLASNLFDCKEYDRCAYFLRNEKHPRLKFLRLYSRFLSWDKKTQESSSDVLTKPADISQKDPAAGTNVDDWVDDRNSVTKRAANIQSQMVFDLGTGEKISITLISRELESYLIEIQQTDSTAKSGLGFALLYYLRGILEKKQGLASEAIKSLVKSLELYPFNWTCWCELSTCITRTDESLLLLKHLRDMFPLDEHDKDGNSIMLRFFKIYIFKDFGGEFENFMDELDYLLNIFPNFSFLKSELALINYHYMDYANAELIFDEIVKLDPYRLDDLDTYSNILYVIQKPHKLAYLSQFAADVDAYRPETCCIIANYFSAKQQHEKAIMYFRRALTLNKTCTNAWTLMGHEFVEMKNSHAAIECYRRAVDINPCDFKAWYGLGQAYEVLDRHLYALYYLQKACSLKPLDKRMWQALANCYDKLDRPNQAIKCFQRASQLSNDQDITILFYLATLYERVQDAISCKNYMLKCIEVEEANQGVLLDECAKARLWLARHEVKHRNFPAAYNYASGVTHGTSQEIEAARVIARECRKRMEYQ from the coding sequence ATGACCAAAGCTATGCTCTCTGAACCTTTATTGGAGATTAAAAACAGGTTAAGGAAGTCTAGTAAAGAATTATCTCAATTGAAGTTATTCCAGAGTGCTAGATGGTCTTCAGAAGCTTTGACCGGGATGTGCGAGATCCCTGAAGAGCAAGAGGTTAAAGAATTTGATGATGAATCTCCTCTAAAGAATAGAACTTCAATTACAGCTACAAATTCGTTTCTTGAACGTGGTTTTCAAGAAGCAGAACATTTAGAGGATAAACAGTATGATTTGTTTCTGTTAGCGTCGAATTTGTTTGACTGTAAGGAATATGACCGCTGTGCTTACTTCCTAAGGAACGAGAAGCACCCAAGGTTGAAGTTTTTACGTTTATACAGTCGATTTCTGTCGTGGGATAAGAAGACTCAGGAGTCCAGTTCCGATGTTTTGACTAAACCTGCTGATATTTCGCAGAAGGATCCGGCGGCGGGCACTAACGTTGATGATTGGGTTGATGATAGGAACTCTGTCACAAAGAGGGCAGCGAATATACAGTCACAAATGGTCTTTGATTTAGGGACTGGTGAAAAGATAAGTATAACTTTGATTTCGCGGGAGCTTGAGTCGTATTTGATAGAGATTCAGCAGACAGACTCCACCGCGAAATCGGGACTAGGATTTGCGCTTCTTTACTATCTACGAGGAATACTAGAGAAGAAGCAAGGGTTGGCGAGTGAGGCTATTAAGTCTCTTGTAAAGTCTTTAGAACTTTATCCGTTCAATTGGACGTGCTGGTGCGAATTATCTACGTGTATTACGCGAACGGATGAGTCTCTATTACTCTTAAAACATCTCCGCGACATGTTTCCTTTGGATGAGCATGATAAGGATGGGAATTCCATTATGTTGAGATTTTTTAAGATATACATTTTCAAGGATTTTGGTGGCGAATTTGAGAATTTTATGGATGAACTGGATTACTTGCTGAATATATTTCCCAACTTCTCCTTCTTAAAATCGGAGCTAGCATTAATCAATTACCATTATATGGACTATGCGAACGCCGAGCTGATTTTCGACGAAATCGTGAAATTAGATCCCTACAGACTAGATGACCTAGACACATATTCAAACATCCTTTACGTGATACAAAAGCCGCATAAACTAGCATACTTGTCTCAGTTTGCGGCTGATGTAGACGCTTACAGACCAGAAACATGCTGTATCATTGCTAACTACTTTAGCGCAAAGCAGCAACATGAGAAAGCCATCATGTATTTTCGCAGGGCGTTAACACTAAACAAGACCTGCACGAATGCATGGACGTTGATGGGCCATGAGTTTGTGGAGATGAAAAACTCACACGCTGCAATTGAATGCTATCGGAGAGCTGTAGACATTAATCCATGTGACTTTAAAGCTTGGTACGGGTTGGGTCAGGCATATGAAGTCTTGGATAGACACCTGTATGCATTGTACTATCTACAAAAAGCCTGTTCTTTGAAACCTTTGGACAAAAGAATGTGGCAGGCTCTCGCAAATTGCTATGATAAGCTAGATAGACCAAACCAGGCAATTAAATGTTTCCAAAGGGCATCACAACTATCAAATGACCAGGATATCACCATCCTTTTTTACCTCGCAACACTGTATGAACGCGTGCAAGATGCAATATCCTGCAAAAATTACATGTTAAAATGTATTGAGGTAGAGGAAGCCAACCAAGGCGTGTTATTAGATGAGTGCGCCAAGGCCAGACTATGGCTTGCAAGGCATGAAGTTAAACATAGAAACTTTCCAGCCGCGTACAATTATGCTAGCGGCGTCACACACGGAACTTCACAAGAAATTGAAGCGGCTAGAGTAATAGCCAGGGAATGTCGGAAAAGAATGGAGTATCAGTAA